The genomic region ATTCGTCAATGGAATCAAGGTGCAGCCGGAATCCGGTTCGCTCGCCTGGGGGATCAGGACTATGATTGATGATCCCGGTAATGCAGAAGTACTCGGAAGGCGGGGACGTTCGAAGGTCGACCGGCAGTTCCTCTGGGACCCAATCGCACACCGGATGGCTGACACCTACTCGCGGGCCAGCGGGTAAACCCAGGATCCTGCACCAGTATTGTCGTTGAACACACACCGGACGATGTGGCTTTTCGTCTGGAATAAAGACGAGGAAAATGTATGTGGCGAAGAAACCGGTCAATTTTTGATGAACTTGATGATATGCGGGCATATATGGATTCCATGTTCCACCAGATGGGGGAACCGGGCAGTGTGCCGCTTTTGCCCGCAGGCGATACGGGAGAATTAGCTATTGTTCCCCAGGGCCATATGCATGTCGATGTCACCGAACACGATGATACAGTCATCGTGACCGTGGACATGATGCCCGGTATCACAAAACAGGATATCTCCCTTGATCTGATCAACCCGCGGGCGCTCCGGATATCCTGCGAGCGGACAATGGAGATGAAAAAAGAGAAGGAGGGTTATTACCTCCACGAGCGCCAGTTTGGCTCAATGAGCCGGGTCATCCCACTGCCCAAACCGGTCAGCGAAGGCGGGGTGAAGGCCACGTTCAGGAACGGCGTGTTGGAGGTTCAGCTGAAAAAACAGGTAAAGGAGATCAAGTCTAAAATTACTATTGAATGATTCTTTTTTTCTGATACTTTATACTACACATACTTCTGCATTACCGTCTGGTATATGGCAGCAGCCTTCTCCAGCGACTCAACCTGTACGCGTTCATCGATGGCATGCAGCAGGGTCAGTTCACCAGGGCCATACTCAATGACATTGAACCCGTATTTCCGGAGATGCCGTGCATCGCTTGCCGCCCACTGCACAATGGGAAACACCCTTCCCCCATAGATCTCCTGTATTGCTTCACACGTTCGTGAAACAAGCGGACATTCCGGACTGGTTATTGAGGGGTCGTGGGATTCCTGTGTCACAATCCGGCCATTTCCTGCATGAACCGAAATGTCGGCGATAAGATCCTTAATCCTGCAGCCCCAGGGGATCCGGAATTCCAGTTCCAGATCGCAGTGCTGTGCTACCACATTGGATTTTTCACCGCCGTAAATGATTCCCGGGTTAAATGTGAGATTCTTTAGGATATTACTAACGTCATGGATATGAAATTCCTGTGCAAGCACACCGGAGGACTGGCTGATAATCTCCTTTAAGTGTTCATCTACGGGATACTCCCGATCATGCAGACTTCTGACATATTCGAGAAAATCCATCACTTCCATGATGGCACTGACCCCGACTGCAGGATAGAGCGACCCATGGGCGGGTTTTCCCGTAAACTGCATATCAAGCCGCATCAGACCTTTCTGGCCGATATTTGGGTGCCGTGTGGGTGTAGGTTCTGCAATAATGCAGTCACCGGGAGAGATGGCATTATCCGCCAGAAGCCTCCGAATTCCGTTCTCTCCCCCGGTCTCTTCATCACACACAAAAGCAAGGG from Methanoregula sp. harbors:
- a CDS encoding Hsp20/alpha crystallin family protein; protein product: MWRRNRSIFDELDDMRAYMDSMFHQMGEPGSVPLLPAGDTGELAIVPQGHMHVDVTEHDDTVIVTVDMMPGITKQDISLDLINPRALRISCERTMEMKKEKEGYYLHERQFGSMSRVIPLPKPVSEGGVKATFRNGVLEVQLKKQVKEIKSKITIE
- a CDS encoding M20/M25/M40 family metallo-hydrolase; protein product: MTDVSRICSDLVKINSENPPGRTDEACEYIQAFLTGIGIESDISGNAQGMCNLVTRGLRKKLLLCGHVDVVPALDSGWTHPPLSGIIDDEYVYGRGTTDMKGGCAAILSACETIANKNDEIPATLAFVCDEETGGENGIRRLLADNAISPGDCIIAEPTPTRHPNIGQKGLMRLDMQFTGKPAHGSLYPAVGVSAIMEVMDFLEYVRSLHDREYPVDEHLKEIISQSSGVLAQEFHIHDVSNILKNLTFNPGIIYGGEKSNVVAQHCDLELEFRIPWGCRIKDLIADISVHAGNGRIVTQESHDPSITSPECPLVSRTCEAIQEIYGGRVFPIVQWAASDARHLRKYGFNVIEYGPGELTLLHAIDERVQVESLEKAAAIYQTVMQKYV